One Leptospira barantonii genomic window, CGCTTGGACGGAAGTTGAAAAACATCCGTCCATTTTGAGACTGATTCTTAAAGTTCTAAGTCTTTGTAATAATCGGGGACGTTCGCCCATTTTTGAAACCACTGAGGATTGATCGCTCTTTGATAGAGATACGCATCCACGAGTACCAAGTTGACGACCGCTTCGATGATCGGTACCGCTCGGGGAAGAACACAAGGATCGTGACGACCCTTTGCTTCGAGTGTGGTTTCTTCTCCCTTTAGAGTTACCGTATTCTGTTTCTTAAATATCGTAGAAGTCGGTTTAAACGCCGCACGGATCACGAGTTCTTCCCCGTTTGAAATTCCGCCCTGAAGTCCGCCGGAATTGTTCGTTTTGGTTCTGACTCTTCCGGTTCCTTCTTCCACATAAAATTCATCGTTATGCGCGCTTCCCGTTAAAAGTGTTCCCGAAAATCCGGAACCCACTTCGAATCCCTTACAAGCCGGAATGGAAAGAATGGCTTTGGCAAGATCTCCGTCTAATTTGTCGTAAACGGGATCTCCCAATCCTGGAGGAAGATTGTAGGACACGCACTTGATCGCTCCTCCGACGCTGTCTCCCGCTTCTTTCATCTTGAGAATCAGGTTTCGCATTTCGTTGGCGCTGGCTTCATCGGGGCAACGAACTTCGTTTTGATCGACTTCTTCCCTGGACTTCGGATATTTTTCTCCGATTGTCGATTGAACCGTTCCGATCGAATCGACCCAAGCGACGGTTTCGATTCCGAGATCGTCCTTGAGTATCATTCTTGCGATGGCCGCCGCCGCAACGCGACCGATCGTTTCTCTGACGGAAGAACGACCGCCGCCTACGTGAGCGCGAAAACCGTACTTCACTTGATATGTGTAATCCGCGTGAGAAGGTCTAAACGTAGTTCTAAGATTTTCGTAATCTTTGGA contains:
- the aroC gene encoding chorismate synthase, whose amino-acid sequence is MPSSWGKIFKVSTFGESHGESVGVVVEGVPAGIPIRLEEIQKDLNRRRPGQSNLTTPRDETDTVRVVSGVFEGKTIGSPIALIVDNQNTISKDYENLRTTFRPSHADYTYQVKYGFRAHVGGGRSSVRETIGRVAAAAIARMILKDDLGIETVAWVDSIGTVQSTIGEKYPKSREEVDQNEVRCPDEASANEMRNLILKMKEAGDSVGGAIKCVSYNLPPGLGDPVYDKLDGDLAKAILSIPACKGFEVGSGFSGTLLTGSAHNDEFYVEEGTGRVRTKTNNSGGLQGGISNGEELVIRAAFKPTSTIFKKQNTVTLKGEETTLEAKGRHDPCVLPRAVPIIEAVVNLVLVDAYLYQRAINPQWFQKWANVPDYYKDLEL